A stretch of Telopea speciosissima isolate NSW1024214 ecotype Mountain lineage chromosome 11, Tspe_v1, whole genome shotgun sequence DNA encodes these proteins:
- the LOC122646842 gene encoding protein C2-DOMAIN ABA-RELATED 4-like isoform X1 — protein sequence MDSHQAHSPSDHSSSASSFMDNLLGLLRIRVKRGINLAIRDVRSSDPYVVVKMGKQKLKTRVIKNNINPEWNEDLTLSVQEPLLPVKLTVYDHDTFSKDDKMGDAEFEINTFIDVLKMSLDGFPSGTTITRIPPSRQNCFVEDSCVIWQNGKVIQDMCLRLKNVECGELELQLQWIDLPGSKGL from the exons ATGGATTCTCACCAAGCACATAGCCCAAGCGATCATTCTTCTTCAGCTTCGTCTTTCATGGATAACCTCTTGGGTCTTCTTAGAATTCGAGTCAAGCGCGGCATCAATCTCGCAATCCGCGATGTCCGCAGCAGCGATCCTTACGTAGTTGTAAAGATGGGCAAACAG AAACTGAAAACTCGGGTGATAAAAAATAACATCAATCCTGAGTGGAATGAAGACTTAACTCTCTCTGTTCAAGAGCCTCTTCTTCCAGTCAAGCTT ACTGTGTATGACCATGACACATTCTCCAAGGATGACAAAATGGGAGACGCAGAGTTCGAGATCAACACCTTTATTGATGTACTAAAGATGAGCTTGGATGGGTTCCCAAGTGGTACTACAATCACAAGAATCCCACCATCCAGGCAAAACTGCTTTGTTGAAGATAGCTGCGTTATCTGGCAAAATGGGAAAGTCATTCAAGATATGTGTCTGAGATTGAAAAATGTAGAATGTGGTGAGTTGGAACTCCAACTGCAATGGATTGACCTCCCTGGATCCAAGGGTTTATGA
- the LOC122646842 gene encoding protein C2-DOMAIN ABA-RELATED 4-like isoform X2: MDSHQAHSPSDHSSSASSFMDNLLGLLRIRVKRGINLAIRDVRSSDPYVVVKMGKQTVYDHDTFSKDDKMGDAEFEINTFIDVLKMSLDGFPSGTTITRIPPSRQNCFVEDSCVIWQNGKVIQDMCLRLKNVECGELELQLQWIDLPGSKGL, from the exons ATGGATTCTCACCAAGCACATAGCCCAAGCGATCATTCTTCTTCAGCTTCGTCTTTCATGGATAACCTCTTGGGTCTTCTTAGAATTCGAGTCAAGCGCGGCATCAATCTCGCAATCCGCGATGTCCGCAGCAGCGATCCTTACGTAGTTGTAAAGATGGGCAAACAG ACTGTGTATGACCATGACACATTCTCCAAGGATGACAAAATGGGAGACGCAGAGTTCGAGATCAACACCTTTATTGATGTACTAAAGATGAGCTTGGATGGGTTCCCAAGTGGTACTACAATCACAAGAATCCCACCATCCAGGCAAAACTGCTTTGTTGAAGATAGCTGCGTTATCTGGCAAAATGGGAAAGTCATTCAAGATATGTGTCTGAGATTGAAAAATGTAGAATGTGGTGAGTTGGAACTCCAACTGCAATGGATTGACCTCCCTGGATCCAAGGGTTTATGA